From the Apium graveolens cultivar Ventura unplaced genomic scaffold, ASM990537v1 ctg3343, whole genome shotgun sequence genome, one window contains:
- the LOC141701104 gene encoding indole-3-acetic acid-induced protein ARG7-like yields the protein MSACSKIRHIVRLRIMLKRWRQKAASRIPSDVPSGHVAVTVGPSCRRFVVPAKYLNHPVFRELLVRAEEEYGFNNTGPLVIPCDEWVFEEIIKCLSWSHSKNQTRFADIEVNCHVGVRNNLEFWPESRPLLNGITETSTSIW from the coding sequence ATGTCGGCATGCAGCAAAATCAGACACATTGTTAGACTTCGTATCATGTTAAAACGTTGGCGTCAAAAGGCTGCTTCTCGTATACCGTCCGATGTTCCTTCTGGACACGTGGCTGTCACTGTAGGTCCCAGTTGTAGGAGATTTGTTGTTCCTGCCAAGTACCTGAACCATCCCGTGTTTAGAGAGTTATTGGTCCGGGCTGAAGAGGAGTATGGGTTTAATAATACAGGCCCATTAGTTATTCCTTGTGATGAGTGGGTTTTTGAAGAGATTATCAAGTGCTTGTCATGGTCGCATTCTAAGAACCAGACCCGGTTTGCGGATATCGAGGTGAATTGCCACGTCGGTGTACGGAATAATTTGGAGTTTTGGCCTGAGTCGAGGCCTTTGCTTAACGGGATTACAGAGACTTCAACTTCAATATGGTGA
- the LOC141701103 gene encoding B3 domain-containing transcription factor VRN1-like, protein METIPTFVKNVFTSICRSDYMRFPRAMCAQYGSTLPHAVKLVVRNGHAIWLDFNKTEEHLEGIQRFFQLLNITGGETLLFEHTGEFQFKVHIFDMHSSEIKYPRMHGTDPDFEGMYLVV, encoded by the exons ATGGAAACCATCCCAACCTTTGTGAAGAATGTGTTTACTTCCATTTGTCGTTCGGATTATATG AGGTTTCCCCGTGCAATGTGTGCCCAATATGGTTCTACTCTTCCTCACGCTGTCAAGTTAGTTGTTCGCAATGGGCATGCAATTTGGTTAGATTTTAATAAGACTGAAGAACATCTAGAGGGTATTCAACGCTTTTTCCAATTATTGAACATTACTGGGGGTGAGACTTTACTGTTTGAGCACACTGGTGAATTTCAATTCAAAGTCCATATCTTTGATATGCACAGTAGTGAAATTAAATATCCACGGATGCATGGAACTGATCCTGATTTTGAGGGTATGTATTTGGTTGTGTAA